The proteins below are encoded in one region of Triticum aestivum cultivar Chinese Spring chromosome 1B, IWGSC CS RefSeq v2.1, whole genome shotgun sequence:
- the LOC123128167 gene encoding beta-amylase 3, chloroplastic → MALTLRSSTSFLAPLDPCSKLLHRPEDAPPSCVAVPQAPARLRALRAAAQAPPAPMETPAPAQSELLHGQVQQANAGGGQPSRGGVPVFVMLPLDTVGPGGQVSRARALAVSLMALRSAGVEGVMVDVWWGVVERDGPGRYDWEGYAELVRMVERAGLRLQMVMSFHQCGGNVGDSCNIPLPPWVLEEVNADTDIVYTDRSGRRNPEYISLGCDTLPVLKGRTPVQVYSDYMRSFRDRFSGYLGTVIAEVQVGLGPCGELRYPSYPEANGTWSFPGIGEFQCYDKYMRASLQAAAVAAGHENWGTSGPHDAGEYKQFPEETGFFRRDGTWSTEYGHFFLKWYSRMLLEHGDRVLAAAEAIFGGTGVTLSAKVAGIHWHYRTRSHAAELTAGYYNTRHHDGYEPIAQMLARHGTVLNFTCMEMKDEQQPGHAGCSPELLVQQVRAAARAARVELAGENALERYDEQAFAQVAATAEAAGLSAFTYLRMNRNLFDGDNWRRFVAFVKTMADGGARTALPRCDTGHSDLYVGFVDAAKEQRAPESEAAAAL, encoded by the exons ATGGCGCTGACGCTGCGGTCCTCGACGTCCTTCCTCGCGCCGCTCGACCCCTGCTCCAAGCTCCTCCACAGGCCCGAGGACGCGCCGCCCTCCTGCGTCGCCGTCCCGCAGGCGCCCGCCAGGCTCCGCGCTCTCAGGGCGGCCGCGCAGGCCCCGCCGGCGCCGATGGAGACCCCGGCCCCGGCTCAGTCCGAGCTGCTGCACGGCCAGGTCCAGCAGGCGAACGCGGGGGGCGGCCAGCCGAGCAGGGGCGGGGTGCCGGTGTTCGTGATGCTGCCCCTTGACACGGTGGGGCCCGGCGGGCAGGTGTCGCGCGCGCGGGCGCTGGCGGTGAGTCTGATGGCGCTGCGGAGCGCCGGGGTGGAGGGGGTCATGGTGGACGTGTGGTGGGGCGTGGTGGAAAGGGATGGACCCGGACGGTACGACTGGGAGGGCTACGCCGAGCTGGTGCGAATGGTGGAGCGCGCCGGCCTCCGCCTCCAGATGGTCATGTCCTTCCATCAGTGCGGCGGCAACGTCGGCGACTCCTGCAA CATCCCTTTGCCGCCATGGGTTCTGGAGGAGGTGAACGCCGACACGGACATCGTGTACACGGACAGGTCCGGCCGCCGCAACCCCGAGTACATCTCCCTCGGCTGCGACACGCTGCCGGTGCTCAAGGGCCGGACCCCCGTCCAGGTCTACTCCGACTACATGCGCAGCTTCCGCGACAGGTTCAGCGGCTACCTTGGCACCGTCATCGCCGAGGTCCAGGTTGGCCTGGGCCCCTGCGGCGAGCTGAGGTATCCTTCCTACCCGGAGGCCAATGGGACATGGAGTTTCCCGGGCATCGGCGAGTTCCAGTGCTACGACAAGTATATGCGGGCGTCGCTGCaggcggcggccgtggcggcggGGCACGAGAACTGGGGGACAAGTGGGCCGCACGACGCCGGTGAGTACAAGCAGTTCCCGGAGGAGACGGGCTTCTTCCGGCGGGACGGCACGTGGAGCACCGAGTACGgccacttcttcctcaagtggtaCTCCAGGATGCTCCTGGAGCACGGCGACCGCGTGCTGGCCGCTGCCGAGGCCATCTTCGGCGGCACTGGCGTGACGCTGTCTGCCAAGGTCGCCGGCATCCACTGGCACTACCGGACCCGCTCCCACGCCGCCGAGCTCACCGCGGGGTACTACAACACGCGGCATCACGACGGGTACGAGCCCATCGCGCAGATGCTGGCCAGGCACGGCACCGTGCTCAATTTCACGTGCATGGAGATGAAGGACGAGCAGCAGCCGGGCCACGCCGGCTGCTCGCCGGAGCTCCTGGTGCAGCAGGTCAGggccgcggcgcgggcggcgcgcgtGGAGCTCGCCGGCGAGAACGCGCTGGAGCGGTACGACGAGCAGGCGTTCGCGCAGGTGGCCGCCACCGCCGAGGCCGCCGGGCTGAGCGCGTTCACGTACCTGCGCATGAACCGGAACCTGTTCGACGGCGACAACTGGCGACGGTTCGTCGCGTTCGTGAAGACCATGGCCGACGGCGGCGCGAGGACGGCGCTGCCCAGGTGCGACACTGGGCACTCGGATCTGTACGTGGGGTTCGTTGACGCCGCCAAGGAGCAGAGGGCGCCAGAGTCCGAGGCCGCCGCGGCATTGTAG